In Melospiza melodia melodia isolate bMelMel2 chromosome 30, bMelMel2.pri, whole genome shotgun sequence, a single window of DNA contains:
- the LOC134430801 gene encoding ubiquitin carboxyl-terminal hydrolase 42-like — protein MATTGKDFFIAEGIAPPKRILFPPEKICMVWQQKQHAGAGLFNVGNTCFLNSVLQCLTYTPPLANYLLSREHSRACHHQGFCMMCIMESHVNKVLHSPVSAILPLAVLKVFRRIGEHFQPGREEDAHDFLCCTVNAMQRACLSASNDLDLSSQSTTIVYQIFGGFLRSRVTCFSCEAISDSYEAFLDVPLDIKAASSLTAALEEFVTPEHLDGDNCFKCDKCKKNVAASKRFTVHRAPKILTVCLKRFDCFNGGKISKVVEYPEFLDLRPYMSQADGEPLQYSLYAVLVHSGVSCQGGHYFCYTKASNGLWYEMDDESVELRCIDTALRQQAYLLFYARCSDLKIGERAASSSLTPPHAPSFLSHWAGSSKKVASIGPQGLPGRRKDTVLEVEDAGMEQAWSKSRLWDGHSCFVDTMDCDPSAGRRTNPASKGHSPRDAAASGPSRRSLQALTQEEEEEEEEAGNKSSMS, from the exons ATGGCCAcaacagggaaggatttct TCATTGCTGAGGGAATAGCTCCTCCAAAAAGGATCCTCTTTCCACCGGAGAAGATCTGCATGgtctggcagcagaagcagcatgctggggctgggctcttcaACGTGGGCAACACCTGCTTCCTCaactctgtgctgcagtgctTGACCTACACCCCGCCACTGGCCAACTACCTGCTGTCCCGCGAGCACAGCCGGGCCT GCCACCACCAAGGTTTCTGCATGATGTGCATCATGGAATCTCACGTGAACAAGGTCCTGCACTCCCCTGTCAGCGCCATCCTGCCCTTGGCTGTCCTCAAGGTTTTCAGAC GCATAGGAGAGCATttccagcctggcagggaggaaGATGCCCATGATTTCCTGTGCTGCACTGTCAATGCCATGCAGAGAGCTTGTCTGAGTGCTAGCAATGA CTTGGACCTCTCTTCTCAATCCACCACCATTGTCTATCAAATATTTGGGGGCTTTCTGAGATCCAGAG TCACCTGCTTCAGCTGTGAAGCCATTTCTGACTCCTACGAGGCCTTCCTGGACGTTCCTTTGGATATCAAA GCAGCCTCGTCCCTCACTGCAGCTCTGGAGGAATTTGTGACACCCGAGCACCTGGATGGTGATAACTGCTTTAAATGTGACAA GTGTAAGAAGAATGTTGCTGCCTCCAAGAGGTTCACAGTCCATCGTGCCCCCAAGATCCTCACGGTGTGCCTGAAGAGGTTTGACTGCTTCAACGGTGGGAAGATCAGCAAG GTTGTGGAGTACCCTGAATTCCTGGACCTTCGTCCCTACATGTCCCAGGCAGATGGAGAACCCCTCCAGTACTCCTTGTATGCTGTCCTGGTGCACAGTGGGGTCAGCTGCCAAGGAGGACACTATTTCTGCTACACAAAG gccaGCAATGGGCTGTGGTACGAGATGGATGATGAGTCTGTGGAGCTCCGTTGCATTGACACAGCTCTCAGGCAGCAAGCCTACCTGCTCTTTTATGCCAG ATGCTCTGATCTGAAGATTGGAGAGAGGGCTGCTTCTTCCTCTCTGACACCACCACATGCCCCTTCCTTCCTCAGccactgggcaggcagcagcaagaAGGTGGCTTCCATTGGCCCCCAGGGTTTGCCTGGCAGGAGGAAG GACACAGTGCTGGAGGTGGAGGACGCTGGCATGGAGCAGGCCTGGAGCAAGTCCCGGCTGTGGGATGGCCACAGCTGCTTTGTGGACACCATGGACTGTGACCCCTCAGCAGGGAGGAGAACAAACCCTGCCAGCAAAGGCCATTCTCCCAGGGATGCTGCAGCTTCAGGGCCTTCCAGGAGGAGCCTGCA AGCCCTcacccaggaggaggaggaggaggaggaggaggcaggcaaCAAATCCTCCATGTCATGA
- the LOC134430802 gene encoding olfactory receptor 10C1-like gives MILGNLSGPSEFRLLGFSGNSHLHPLLFVILLSLYILTLVANTVIAFTINTDNTLHTPMYFFLTQLSCLDICYLSAMIPTILENLVVGTVSISKARCAMQMFSFLFFGVAECFLLAAMSLDRYFAVCHPLHYTIIMSSRVCRGLVAGCYICGAAVGLIHSLITFSSPLCGSAIDHFFCEIQPMLDLLCGNTLPRELQVILVAVFAILSPFLLIIYSYIHIISTILHMASAESRQKAFSTCSSHLLVVTLFYGTAGSTYLRPKSTYCAAVDKFLSLSYSVLTPLLNPIIYSLRNKEIENGIKHFKIPLSYPTSGLNLFSSD, from the coding sequence ATGATCCTTGGGAACCTCAGTGGACCGAGTGAATTCAGACTCCTGGGTTTTTCTGGAAACTCTCATTTGCACCCTTTGCTCTTTGTAATTTTATTATCTCTTTATATCCTCACCTTGGTGGCTAACACAGTGATAGCTTTCACAATAAACACTGACAACACCCTTCACACCCCCATGTATTTCTTCCTCACTCAGCTGTCCTGTCTGGATATCTGCTATTTATCAGCCATGATCCCAACCATCCTGGAGAACCTGGTGGTGGGAACAGTAAGTATTTCCAAGGCAAGATGTGCCATGCaaatgttttccttccttttcttcggGGTTGCTGAATGTTTCCTCTTGGCTGCCATGTCACTCGATCGTTATTTCGCAGTTTGCCACCCCTTGCACTACACAATTATCATGAGCAGCAGGGTCTGCAGGGGCCTGGTTGCTGGCTGTTACATTTGTGGGGCTGCTGTGGGTTTAATTCACAGCCTGATAACCTTCAGCTCACCCTTGTGTGGCTCTGCCATCGACCACTTCTTCTGTGAGATCCAGCCCATGCTGGACCTGCTCTGTGGCAACACCTTGCCAAGAGAGCTCCAGGTCATTCTGGTGGCTGTCTTTGCTATTCTCAGCCCTTTCTTACTCATCATTTATTCTTATATTCATATAATTTCCACCATTCTTCACATGGCATCAGCTGAGAGCCGGCAGAAAGCGTTTTCCACTTGCTCCTCACACCTCTTGGTTGTGACTCTGTTTTATGGCACTGCAGGCTCCACATACCTGAGGCCAAAATCCACCTACTGTGCAGCTGTGGATAAATTCCTCTCACTCTCTTATTCTGTGCTGACTCCTCTGTTGAATCCCATCATTTATAGCTTGAGGAATAAGGAG